The following are encoded together in the Culex pipiens pallens isolate TS chromosome 1, TS_CPP_V2, whole genome shotgun sequence genome:
- the LOC120416402 gene encoding sodium-independent sulfate anion transporter-like isoform X2, producing MSRTSSDSQLDKPNIQKSAVYNIHGLGGSQASLSIPAIHKDVPGYRGSNEFILSDGKKSTMDHLREVGPWCRRKYQQVFRKKILYKRVPVLSWLPKYNTDDFVGDLVAGFTVGLTVIPQALAYSSIAGLPAAYGLYGSFLGCFVYIFLGSSKDVPMGPTAIASLLTFQATQGVWQKAVLLCFLSGVVELLMGLFGLGFLIDFVSGPVSSGFTSAAAFIILSSQVKDLLGITAKGNTFVQQWKSIFADIHHTQLGDAVMGFTCIVVLLLMRLLPRLKVGPPDADQQTTLQKIVNKTLWLVGTARNAIIVIVCGAIGFAMYTEGQDPPFKMIGDVPSGLPAVQPPPFSIPEVVDEAGVVIQEAQSFGDMFSSLGSMLIVIPLIALLEDIAICKAFADGKSVDATQELIAIGVSNIANSFVQGYPGTGALSRGAVNNASGVRTPFGGLYTGIIVILALLFFTPYFFYIPKAALAAIIIAAVVFMVELRVVKPMWRSKKADLIPGLSCFIACLALPIEYGILVGIGLNILSILYHAARPKIHMDQLITPCGIKYLMLTPDRSLIFPSSDFVRNLINKHGLKNQTPVVIDCTHIYGADFTAAQVIDTLIKDFKSRNQMLLFLNPKPSVCSVFEGAELEYRVFYDMEHLEKAIQEIRRKSFQA from the exons ACGAACATCGAGCGACTCGCAGCTGGACAAGCCAAACATCCAGAAATCCGCGGTTTACAACATCCATGGCTTGGGCGGTTCACAAGCGTCGCTCAGTATTCCAGCAATCCACAAGGACGTTCCGGGGTACAGAGGAAGCAATGAGTTTATAT TATCCGACGGCAAAAAGTCCACAATGGACCACCTGCGCGAGGTCGGGCCCTGGTGCCGGCGCAAGTACCAGCAGGTGTTCCGCAAGAAGATCCTCTACAAGCGCGTGCCCGTGCTCAGCTGGCTGCCCAAGTACAACACGGACGACTTCGTCGGCGATCTGGTGGCGGGCTTCACCGTCGGCCTGACGGTGATTCCACAAGCGCTGGCCTACAGCAGCATCGCGGGACTTCCGGCGGCG TACGGTTTGTACGGCTCGTTCCTGGGTTGTTTCGTGTACATCTTTCTCGGCTCGAGCAAGGACGTCCCGATGGGACCGACGGCGATCGCCTCCCTGCTGACGTTCCAGGCTACCCAAGGAGTGTGGCAAAAGGCTGTCCTGCTCTGCTTCCTCAGCGGTGTCGTTGAACTGTTGATGGGACTGTTCGGACTCGGATTCCTCATAGACTTTGTATCCGGACCGGTCAGTTCCGGGTTCACTTCGGCGGCGGCGTTCATCATCCTCAGCTCTCAAGTCAAAGATCTACTCGGAATTACCGCCAAAGGTAACACCTTCGTCCAGCAGTGGAAGTCGATCTTTGCGGACATTCACCACACCCAACTTGGAGATGCCGTTATGGGATTCACCTGCATTGTCGTTCTGCTGCTGATGCGCCTTCTGCCGCGACTTAAGGTCGGTCCTCCGGACGCGGATCAGCAAACCACACTCCAGAAGATCGTCAACAAAACGCTCTGGCTCGTCGGAACCGCTCGTAACGCGATCATCGTGATCGTTTGCGGAGCGATTGGGTTTGCGATGTACACCGAGGGCCAGGATCCTCCCTTCAAGATGATTGGTGACGTGCCGAGTGGACTGCCGGCGGTTCAGCCACCGCCGTTTTCGATTCCGGAAGTGGTGGACGAGGCGGGAGTGGTGATTCAGGAGGCGCAGAGCTTCGGCGATATGTTCAGCAGCTTGGGGTCAATGTTGATCGTAATTCCGTTGATTGCGCTGCTTGAGGATATTGCGATTTGCAAGGCATTTG CCGACGGCAAATCGGTGGACGCCACCCAGGAACTTATCGCGATCGGTGTCTCCAACATTGCCAACTCGTTCGTCCAGGGCTACCCGGGCACGGGCGCCCTCTCCCGCGGTGCTGTCAACAATGCCAGCGGTGTCCGAACGCCCTTCGGCGGTCTCTACACCGGAATTATCGTCAtcctggcgctgctcttcttcACACCGTACTTCTTCTACATCCCGAAGGCCGCCCTCGCGGCGATCATCATCGCCGCTGTGGTTTTCATGGTGGAGTTGCGCGTCGTCAAGCCCATGTGGCGCAGCAAGAAGGCGGATTTGATCCCCGGATTGTCCTGCTTCATTGCCTGTTTGGCACTGCCCATCGAGTACGGCATCCTGGTCGGAATCGGGTTGAACATCCTGTCGATCTTGTACCACGCTGCCCGGCCCAAAATCCACATGGATCAGCTGATCACACCGTGTGGCATCAAGTACCTGATGCTGACCCCCGATCGCAGTCTGATCTTCCCCTCGTCGGATTTTGTGCGCAACCTGATCAACAAGCATGGCCTCAAAAACCAGACGCCTGTCGTAATCGACTGCACGCACATCTACGGTGCGGACTTTACCGCCGCCCAGGTCATCGACACGCTCATCAAGGACTTCAAGAGCCGGAACCAGATGCTGCTCTTCCTGAACCCCAAACCGTCCGTGTGCAGCGTGTTCGAGGGAGCTGAGCTCGAGTATCGAGTATTTTACGACATGGAACATCTGGAGAAGGCGATCCAGGAGATTCGGAGGAAGAGCTTCCAGGCCTAA
- the LOC120416402 gene encoding sodium-independent sulfate anion transporter-like isoform X1, which produces MDLKIPRIEIRRTSSDSQLDKPNIQKSAVYNIHGLGGSQASLSIPAIHKDVPGYRGSNEFILSDGKKSTMDHLREVGPWCRRKYQQVFRKKILYKRVPVLSWLPKYNTDDFVGDLVAGFTVGLTVIPQALAYSSIAGLPAAYGLYGSFLGCFVYIFLGSSKDVPMGPTAIASLLTFQATQGVWQKAVLLCFLSGVVELLMGLFGLGFLIDFVSGPVSSGFTSAAAFIILSSQVKDLLGITAKGNTFVQQWKSIFADIHHTQLGDAVMGFTCIVVLLLMRLLPRLKVGPPDADQQTTLQKIVNKTLWLVGTARNAIIVIVCGAIGFAMYTEGQDPPFKMIGDVPSGLPAVQPPPFSIPEVVDEAGVVIQEAQSFGDMFSSLGSMLIVIPLIALLEDIAICKAFADGKSVDATQELIAIGVSNIANSFVQGYPGTGALSRGAVNNASGVRTPFGGLYTGIIVILALLFFTPYFFYIPKAALAAIIIAAVVFMVELRVVKPMWRSKKADLIPGLSCFIACLALPIEYGILVGIGLNILSILYHAARPKIHMDQLITPCGIKYLMLTPDRSLIFPSSDFVRNLINKHGLKNQTPVVIDCTHIYGADFTAAQVIDTLIKDFKSRNQMLLFLNPKPSVCSVFEGAELEYRVFYDMEHLEKAIQEIRRKSFQA; this is translated from the exons ACGAACATCGAGCGACTCGCAGCTGGACAAGCCAAACATCCAGAAATCCGCGGTTTACAACATCCATGGCTTGGGCGGTTCACAAGCGTCGCTCAGTATTCCAGCAATCCACAAGGACGTTCCGGGGTACAGAGGAAGCAATGAGTTTATAT TATCCGACGGCAAAAAGTCCACAATGGACCACCTGCGCGAGGTCGGGCCCTGGTGCCGGCGCAAGTACCAGCAGGTGTTCCGCAAGAAGATCCTCTACAAGCGCGTGCCCGTGCTCAGCTGGCTGCCCAAGTACAACACGGACGACTTCGTCGGCGATCTGGTGGCGGGCTTCACCGTCGGCCTGACGGTGATTCCACAAGCGCTGGCCTACAGCAGCATCGCGGGACTTCCGGCGGCG TACGGTTTGTACGGCTCGTTCCTGGGTTGTTTCGTGTACATCTTTCTCGGCTCGAGCAAGGACGTCCCGATGGGACCGACGGCGATCGCCTCCCTGCTGACGTTCCAGGCTACCCAAGGAGTGTGGCAAAAGGCTGTCCTGCTCTGCTTCCTCAGCGGTGTCGTTGAACTGTTGATGGGACTGTTCGGACTCGGATTCCTCATAGACTTTGTATCCGGACCGGTCAGTTCCGGGTTCACTTCGGCGGCGGCGTTCATCATCCTCAGCTCTCAAGTCAAAGATCTACTCGGAATTACCGCCAAAGGTAACACCTTCGTCCAGCAGTGGAAGTCGATCTTTGCGGACATTCACCACACCCAACTTGGAGATGCCGTTATGGGATTCACCTGCATTGTCGTTCTGCTGCTGATGCGCCTTCTGCCGCGACTTAAGGTCGGTCCTCCGGACGCGGATCAGCAAACCACACTCCAGAAGATCGTCAACAAAACGCTCTGGCTCGTCGGAACCGCTCGTAACGCGATCATCGTGATCGTTTGCGGAGCGATTGGGTTTGCGATGTACACCGAGGGCCAGGATCCTCCCTTCAAGATGATTGGTGACGTGCCGAGTGGACTGCCGGCGGTTCAGCCACCGCCGTTTTCGATTCCGGAAGTGGTGGACGAGGCGGGAGTGGTGATTCAGGAGGCGCAGAGCTTCGGCGATATGTTCAGCAGCTTGGGGTCAATGTTGATCGTAATTCCGTTGATTGCGCTGCTTGAGGATATTGCGATTTGCAAGGCATTTG CCGACGGCAAATCGGTGGACGCCACCCAGGAACTTATCGCGATCGGTGTCTCCAACATTGCCAACTCGTTCGTCCAGGGCTACCCGGGCACGGGCGCCCTCTCCCGCGGTGCTGTCAACAATGCCAGCGGTGTCCGAACGCCCTTCGGCGGTCTCTACACCGGAATTATCGTCAtcctggcgctgctcttcttcACACCGTACTTCTTCTACATCCCGAAGGCCGCCCTCGCGGCGATCATCATCGCCGCTGTGGTTTTCATGGTGGAGTTGCGCGTCGTCAAGCCCATGTGGCGCAGCAAGAAGGCGGATTTGATCCCCGGATTGTCCTGCTTCATTGCCTGTTTGGCACTGCCCATCGAGTACGGCATCCTGGTCGGAATCGGGTTGAACATCCTGTCGATCTTGTACCACGCTGCCCGGCCCAAAATCCACATGGATCAGCTGATCACACCGTGTGGCATCAAGTACCTGATGCTGACCCCCGATCGCAGTCTGATCTTCCCCTCGTCGGATTTTGTGCGCAACCTGATCAACAAGCATGGCCTCAAAAACCAGACGCCTGTCGTAATCGACTGCACGCACATCTACGGTGCGGACTTTACCGCCGCCCAGGTCATCGACACGCTCATCAAGGACTTCAAGAGCCGGAACCAGATGCTGCTCTTCCTGAACCCCAAACCGTCCGTGTGCAGCGTGTTCGAGGGAGCTGAGCTCGAGTATCGAGTATTTTACGACATGGAACATCTGGAGAAGGCGATCCAGGAGATTCGGAGGAAGAGCTTCCAGGCCTAA